Proteins encoded together in one Qingshengfaniella alkalisoli window:
- a CDS encoding DUF1330 domain-containing protein produces the protein MSALWIAHVTVTDEASYAEYAKRAGPAIEAHGGTFLARGGAYVQLEGKERKRNVVVRFPSIEDAQKCYDSDAYQEALNFARPASMRDLVVVEEL, from the coding sequence ATGAGCGCATTGTGGATCGCACATGTCACGGTAACAGATGAAGCGTCCTATGCCGAATACGCCAAGCGGGCCGGGCCAGCCATCGAGGCGCATGGCGGCACGTTCCTTGCGCGAGGTGGGGCATATGTCCAACTCGAAGGCAAGGAGCGCAAGCGCAACGTTGTGGTCCGCTTCCCGTCGATCGAAGACGCTCAGAAATGTTACGACTCTGATGCCTATCAAGAAGCGCTGAACTTCGCACGCCCGGCATCGATGCGTGATCTGGTGGTGGTCGAAGAACTCTGA
- a CDS encoding cold-shock protein produces the protein MATGTVKWFNSTKGFGFIAPESGGKDVFVHISAVERSGLTGLQDNQKVSFDLESGRDGRESASNLQLL, from the coding sequence ATGGCCACTGGCACCGTGAAATGGTTCAATTCAACCAAAGGCTTCGGCTTCATCGCACCTGAATCCGGCGGCAAAGATGTCTTCGTACATATTTCTGCTGTCGAGCGTTCCGGCCTGACAGGGCTGCAGGACAACCAGAAAGTGTCCTTCGACCTCGAATCGGGTCGTGACGGGCGTGAAAGCGCGTCGAACCTGCAACTTCTCTGA
- a CDS encoding RsmB/NOP family class I SAM-dependent RNA methyltransferase, protein MIPGARLQAAIEVLDKIAAGEPAEKALSNWARSHRFAGSKDRAAIRDHVFDALRKRRSLAALGGSDTGRGLMIGLLREAGDDPAEIFNGEGYNPAALTNDEVIGGLASTAPSVALDCPDWLYDRLAVSVGENRDDILSLMRERAPVFLRVNTRKGPVNHIQDQLSDDGIETRPHPLSPTALEVTSGERRIRGSKAYADGSIELQDAGSQAISDMVSLPDGGRMLDYCAGGGGKSLAVAARVQGVFVAHDVAMARMKDLPDRAARAGVEITCVPTRKLASLAPFDAVVVDAPCSGSGAWRRNPDGKWSLTPGRLNDLVTLQSDILDKAARLVAPGGALIYMTCSLLEEENTGQIRSFLERHPSATLDCGRSLTPLDGGDGFFIASLTGPF, encoded by the coding sequence ATGATACCAGGTGCACGCTTACAGGCGGCCATCGAAGTGCTCGACAAGATTGCGGCAGGCGAGCCTGCCGAGAAGGCGCTGTCCAACTGGGCCCGCAGTCATCGGTTTGCCGGGTCGAAAGACCGCGCGGCCATCCGTGACCACGTATTTGATGCGCTGCGCAAGCGTCGGAGCCTGGCCGCGCTTGGCGGCAGTGACACGGGTCGGGGCTTGATGATCGGTCTGCTGCGGGAGGCGGGCGATGATCCGGCTGAAATTTTCAATGGCGAGGGCTACAACCCGGCAGCGCTCACCAATGACGAGGTGATTGGGGGGCTGGCTTCGACCGCCCCTTCTGTCGCGCTTGATTGCCCCGACTGGCTTTATGATCGGTTGGCCGTGTCTGTGGGCGAAAATCGGGATGATATTCTTTCGCTGATGCGTGAACGGGCTCCCGTCTTTTTGCGAGTAAACACCCGCAAAGGCCCAGTGAATCACATCCAAGATCAATTGTCCGACGACGGGATCGAGACACGCCCGCATCCATTGTCACCAACCGCCTTGGAAGTGACATCTGGCGAACGGCGTATTCGTGGCAGCAAGGCCTATGCCGACGGTTCGATCGAGTTACAGGACGCTGGGTCACAGGCAATTTCCGATATGGTATCGCTGCCGGACGGTGGCAGAATGCTGGATTATTGCGCTGGTGGTGGCGGCAAGTCCTTAGCCGTGGCTGCCCGTGTGCAGGGAGTTTTTGTCGCCCATGATGTCGCGATGGCACGAATGAAAGACTTGCCGGATCGTGCGGCGCGGGCAGGCGTGGAGATCACCTGCGTACCGACCAGGAAGCTGGCGTCGCTGGCACCCTTTGACGCGGTTGTTGTGGATGCGCCTTGTTCCGGTAGCGGAGCGTGGCGGCGCAACCCGGACGGCAAATGGTCGCTTACGCCCGGGCGGCTGAATGACTTGGTTACCTTACAGTCCGACATTCTGGACAAAGCGGCTCGGCTGGTCGCGCCGGGTGGGGCGCTGATCTACATGACATGTTCTTTGCTGGAAGAAGAGAACACCGGCCAGATCCGGTCCTTTTTAGAGCGACACCCGTCTGCAACTCTCGATTGTGGCCGTTCGCTGACACCCTTGGATGGAGGCGACGGTTTCTTCATTGCATCCTTGACAGGTCCATTTTGA
- a CDS encoding glycosyltransferase family 4 protein, with protein MTHKPTTPHSILFVVPRFHTNIFVATKALVKSGYKVSVFAVSSRAEEDHSIVQPVVFGERPSLRKLRRAMKQADPDLVFLRTSRPLSYLVAHMCSFGRRKLIHYNQRPLHFPRKWYEIWEWWLQGLSAERVTPRLGNDLSQPADRYATYLPWPVEAVEGITRVPRHDGPLRVICVGKLMQPRKSQDKLIEAMEDALQSGHATLTLVGSTGTATGAAQAHYNKLHDLAKRSNGAIRILENIPYSEMPQLYARHDLCVLPSRNEPLGTSPIEAMAYGTAPLVTTGCGSACYITHRKDGFVVEQRSVPALKAMMDELIASPELVAQAGRNAAETAKGELGPQTFVKRVETLLDR; from the coding sequence GTGACACACAAGCCAACCACCCCGCACAGCATTCTGTTCGTCGTGCCCCGCTTTCACACCAACATCTTCGTGGCAACCAAAGCGCTGGTCAAATCCGGATACAAGGTTTCGGTATTCGCAGTGTCATCACGGGCCGAGGAAGATCACAGCATCGTTCAGCCAGTCGTGTTCGGTGAACGCCCATCGCTGCGCAAGCTGCGCCGCGCCATGAAGCAAGCCGATCCCGATCTGGTGTTCCTTCGCACCTCGCGCCCGCTGTCCTACCTGGTCGCACATATGTGCAGCTTCGGTCGGCGCAAGCTCATCCACTACAACCAGCGACCGCTTCACTTTCCACGCAAATGGTACGAGATCTGGGAATGGTGGCTTCAGGGGCTCAGCGCGGAGAGGGTTACACCGCGGCTTGGAAATGATCTGAGCCAGCCCGCGGATCGTTACGCCACCTATCTTCCCTGGCCCGTCGAGGCAGTCGAAGGCATCACACGCGTCCCCCGACATGATGGGCCTCTGCGTGTGATCTGTGTCGGCAAGCTGATGCAACCCCGCAAGAGCCAGGACAAGCTGATCGAAGCGATGGAGGATGCGCTGCAATCCGGACATGCAACCCTGACACTCGTTGGTTCAACCGGAACCGCTACAGGCGCGGCCCAAGCGCATTACAACAAGCTGCATGACCTTGCCAAACGGTCAAACGGCGCGATCCGGATCCTCGAAAACATTCCCTACAGCGAGATGCCGCAGCTCTACGCCCGCCATGATCTGTGTGTCCTGCCGTCGCGTAACGAGCCGCTGGGCACATCACCCATCGAAGCCATGGCCTATGGCACAGCACCGTTGGTCACGACTGGCTGCGGGTCTGCATGCTATATCACGCATCGAAAGGATGGTTTCGTCGTGGAGCAGCGAAGCGTTCCTGCACTCAAGGCCATGATGGACGAGTTGATCGCATCGCCCGAATTGGTAGCCCAGGCCGGAAGGAACGCTGCGGAAACAGCAAAAGGGGAACTGGGCCCGCAAACCTTTGTGAAGCGCGTCGAGACCTTGCTGGATCGCTAG
- the thpD gene encoding ectoine hydroxylase — protein MNVASSTREFATQDMYPTRLKDGERIKERRDPVLWSDWHVDAPITRTDADHYESKGYLIKNDLFDPAEVAKLIETSGELRAHGTQIGAEDLVTEPGTDEVRTIFRLDDHSLLFNRLARDERLLGIAQFLLGDDVYLHQSRLNYKPGFTGKEFYWHSDFETWHAEDGMPRMRAVSASVLLTDNSGLNGPLMLIPGSHRQFIACAGETPANHHESSLKRQEIGVPSKATLERLSAEAGIDTATGPAGTVIFFECNTLHASNGNVTPFPRSNAFFVYNAVSNQPKTPFAAPCPRPAFLSNRGPVEALKPSRGSLIDN, from the coding sequence ATGAACGTCGCAAGTTCAACTCGAGAATTTGCTACTCAGGATATGTACCCGACAAGATTGAAAGACGGCGAACGGATCAAGGAACGACGTGATCCGGTGCTTTGGTCTGATTGGCACGTTGATGCGCCCATCACGAGAACGGACGCCGATCACTACGAGAGCAAGGGCTATCTGATTAAGAACGATCTTTTCGATCCGGCCGAGGTTGCCAAGCTGATTGAAACATCTGGTGAGCTTCGTGCGCACGGTACACAAATCGGCGCCGAGGATCTGGTCACGGAGCCGGGCACAGACGAGGTTCGCACGATCTTTCGATTGGACGATCACAGCCTATTGTTTAATCGCCTTGCGCGGGATGAAAGGTTGCTGGGCATCGCGCAGTTCCTGTTGGGCGATGACGTCTATCTGCACCAAAGTCGACTGAACTATAAACCCGGGTTCACCGGCAAAGAGTTTTACTGGCATTCGGATTTCGAGACATGGCATGCCGAAGACGGAATGCCGCGGATGCGTGCCGTGTCGGCATCGGTTCTGCTGACGGACAATTCGGGGCTTAACGGACCATTGATGCTGATCCCGGGATCGCATCGTCAATTCATTGCCTGCGCTGGTGAAACCCCTGCGAACCACCATGAAAGCAGTCTGAAGCGGCAGGAAATCGGCGTACCTTCCAAGGCGACGCTGGAACGGCTTTCTGCCGAGGCGGGGATCGACACGGCAACCGGTCCGGCTGGCACCGTCATCTTTTTCGAGTGCAACACGCTACACGCATCGAACGGCAATGTGACGCCATTCCCGCGTTCGAATGCGTTCTTTGTCTATAACGCGGTGTCCAATCAACCGAAGACGCCCTTCGCAGCACCTTGTCCGCGGCCCGCCTTCCTGTCGAATCGTGGGCCGGTTGAGGCGTTGAAGCCCAGTCGCGGATCGCTGATCGACAACTGA
- a CDS encoding class I SAM-dependent DNA methyltransferase: MPSTAADIVIDVYQQHAASWAELRGNDLVERSWLDAFLGAMPQDGREVPDIGCGTSRPIAGYLIANGCHVSGVDGAHALIDMARENFPDHLWITADMRDLPPLGRFHGLVAWHSFCHLTPQDQRLMFATFGRLTHPGATLLFTSGTTHGEAIGTFEGQPLYHGSLDSAEYCDLMQTTGFEVIRHIENDPTCGGATIWLARRTSDVG; this comes from the coding sequence ATGCCTTCAACTGCCGCCGACATCGTCATCGACGTCTATCAACAACATGCCGCCTCGTGGGCCGAATTGCGTGGCAACGACCTGGTCGAACGGTCCTGGCTGGATGCCTTTCTCGGCGCCATGCCGCAGGACGGACGAGAAGTTCCGGACATCGGCTGCGGCACGAGCCGGCCGATTGCAGGCTACCTGATTGCTAATGGATGCCACGTTAGCGGAGTTGATGGCGCCCACGCGCTGATCGACATGGCGAGAGAGAACTTTCCCGATCACCTCTGGATCACGGCTGACATGCGCGATCTCCCCCCTTTAGGACGTTTCCACGGCCTTGTCGCATGGCACAGCTTCTGTCACCTGACGCCCCAAGATCAGCGCCTGATGTTCGCGACCTTCGGTCGCCTCACCCATCCTGGGGCCACTTTGCTTTTCACCAGCGGCACAACGCATGGCGAAGCGATAGGCACTTTTGAAGGGCAGCCCCTATACCATGGGAGTCTAGACAGCGCGGAGTACTGCGACTTGATGCAAACAACCGGCTTTGAAGTCATCCGGCATATTGAGAACGATCCGACCTGTGGCGGTGCGACGATCTGGCTTGCGAGGAGAACTTCGGACGTCGGTTAA
- a CDS encoding amidohydrolase family protein, whose translation MIPRLPPLRLSGAFVLRDGLLQQRSIAVCEGRLAVGPYPAVDLSGYYVLPGIVDAQSRSSGRDSTFTISMMASGVTTAYVGVSWGWTREHARPDVATAAVAQIATFNRSCPLDLRIQLRCDPLMAHHEAALLDLVQTPEIGQVVFTNGAARAALLRDGDPDQFAKWSAERGRTVEHMSFLLDRMLMNAHSVPRHLCKLAERFDSLGIVYGSTEDDCVETREHRSMIGARLCMDPPGIGIARAARAVGDAVFIGAARALAGTAAGQGWSAIELIQHKGCDALVSNGDPAALCKAVFRLVEHSGMDLAQVWRLVSEHPARVLRLPDRGMIAPGKRADLVVVNARSRQIEATICDGRLGYVTGEAADRFRDARLVPALAAE comes from the coding sequence ATGATCCCGCGTCTTCCTCCATTGCGCCTTTCGGGTGCGTTCGTTCTTCGTGACGGTTTGCTCCAGCAACGCTCCATCGCGGTTTGCGAAGGGCGCTTGGCTGTCGGGCCTTATCCCGCGGTCGATCTGAGCGGATACTATGTGTTGCCCGGAATAGTCGATGCGCAGTCTCGGTCTTCGGGCAGGGACAGTACCTTCACCATTTCGATGATGGCGTCTGGCGTGACGACGGCTTATGTCGGCGTCAGTTGGGGGTGGACCCGGGAACACGCCCGCCCTGATGTAGCGACTGCAGCCGTCGCTCAGATAGCCACCTTCAATCGCTCCTGTCCGCTGGATCTGCGCATTCAGTTGCGTTGCGACCCGCTGATGGCGCATCATGAAGCCGCGCTTCTCGACTTGGTGCAAACACCAGAGATCGGGCAGGTGGTCTTTACCAATGGTGCGGCCCGTGCAGCACTGCTTCGCGATGGTGACCCCGACCAATTCGCAAAATGGTCGGCCGAACGTGGGCGGACGGTTGAGCATATGTCGTTTCTGCTGGACCGGATGCTGATGAACGCCCATTCCGTGCCACGGCATCTGTGCAAGTTGGCAGAACGATTTGACAGTCTCGGCATTGTCTATGGCTCGACCGAGGACGACTGCGTGGAGACCCGTGAACACAGGAGCATGATTGGCGCACGCCTTTGCATGGACCCCCCGGGCATCGGGATAGCCCGCGCCGCGCGGGCCGTGGGGGATGCCGTGTTCATCGGGGCAGCGCGCGCGTTGGCTGGAACGGCTGCCGGGCAGGGGTGGTCGGCGATCGAACTGATCCAGCACAAGGGTTGCGACGCGCTGGTTTCCAACGGTGATCCGGCGGCACTTTGCAAGGCCGTTTTCCGGTTGGTCGAACATAGTGGCATGGATCTGGCGCAGGTATGGCGCTTGGTGTCGGAGCATCCCGCCCGCGTACTGCGCCTGCCCGACAGGGGTATGATTGCACCGGGAAAACGCGCTGACCTTGTGGTCGTGAACGCCCGTAGCCGTCAGATCGAAGCGACGATCTGCGACGGTCGGCTGGGATACGTCACTGGGGAAGCGGCAGATCGGTTCAGGGATGCCCGTCTGGTGCCTGCGCTCGCTGCCGAGTAA
- the recA gene encoding recombinase RecA: protein MASANLLDLGDARKMDKQKALDSALAQIERQFGKGSIMKLGGDNPIHEIEATSTGSLGLDIALGIGGLPKGRIVEIYGPESSGKTTLTLHCVAEEQKKGGVCAFVDAEHALDPQYAKKLGVDLDELLISQPDTGEQALEITDTLVRSGAVNMVVVDSVAALTPKSELEGDMGDSSVGVQARLMSQAMRKLTGSISRSKCTVIFINQIRMKIGVMFGSPETTSGGNALKFYSSVRMDIRRIGAIKDRDEIVGNQTRVKVVKNKVAPPFKQVEFDIMYGEGISKRGELLDLGVKAGIVEKSGSWFSYGDERIGQGRENAKNFLKENVQIAYEIEDKIRAAHGLEFDMPSLGSPDDVLDE from the coding sequence ATGGCTTCGGCAAACCTCCTAGACTTGGGCGACGCACGCAAGATGGATAAGCAAAAGGCGCTGGATTCAGCGCTCGCACAGATTGAACGGCAATTCGGCAAGGGCTCGATCATGAAGCTGGGGGGGGATAACCCTATCCACGAAATCGAGGCCACATCGACCGGGTCGCTTGGGCTGGATATCGCGCTCGGCATCGGTGGTTTGCCCAAGGGGCGGATCGTGGAAATCTACGGCCCGGAAAGCTCCGGCAAGACGACACTGACGCTGCATTGTGTTGCCGAGGAACAGAAAAAAGGTGGCGTATGTGCGTTTGTGGATGCGGAACACGCGCTGGATCCGCAATATGCCAAGAAGCTGGGTGTCGACCTCGACGAATTGCTGATCTCACAGCCTGATACGGGTGAGCAGGCGCTGGAAATTACTGACACGCTAGTGCGTTCCGGTGCGGTGAACATGGTCGTTGTCGATTCCGTCGCTGCGCTGACACCGAAATCGGAGCTTGAAGGCGATATGGGCGACAGCAGTGTCGGCGTGCAAGCGCGCCTGATGAGTCAAGCCATGCGGAAGCTGACAGGCTCGATTAGCCGATCGAAATGCACGGTGATCTTCATCAACCAGATACGCATGAAAATCGGCGTCATGTTCGGCTCGCCCGAAACGACAAGCGGTGGCAACGCGCTGAAATTTTATTCATCTGTCCGCATGGATATCCGCCGCATCGGCGCGATCAAGGACCGTGATGAGATCGTCGGCAATCAGACCCGTGTGAAAGTCGTCAAGAACAAGGTGGCGCCCCCGTTCAAGCAGGTCGAATTCGACATCATGTATGGCGAAGGCATCTCCAAGCGGGGCGAGTTGCTGGATCTCGGTGTGAAGGCCGGTATCGTGGAAAAATCCGGTTCCTGGTTCTCTTATGGCGATGAACGTATCGGGCAGGGACGCGAGAACGCCAAGAACTTCCTGAAGGAAAACGTTCAGATCGCTTATGAAATCGAGGACAAGATCCGCGCGGCGCATGGATTGGAGTTTGATATGCCAAGTCTGGGGAGCCCAGATGACGTCCTGGACGAATAG
- a CDS encoding ATP-binding protein codes for MPVARCLAVAGFVVLAVSIWFGNPVQSELGSIVGLVVLGPSLAVLAISGYTRKRRGDFFSTLQAMFGSYPMPMIATSVDGRIEYTNGAAADVADGASLIFHCLDHEAADSSDLAARLILAAARDGYAFEDKHLNCRTRRISVSKLQYGFFLWRIEELFSPDSKTGPVSLPVFSLGEDNCLTPRTPSAIKLLGGERIEARLQNFDATSRNVQNLDIVIGKQLLHRSIVAAQTATGYEIYCLPEELEAAATQSPTMDALPVPLLKVRRDGTIVAANRSVRDLLDDDIIPGIRLSELISGLGRPVEDWLSEVAEGRGLQQSEFLRLASQDRDKYVQVTLKRSVERGEVFLIAVLNDATELKTLEAQFVQSQKMQAIGQLAGGIAHDFNNLLTAISGHCDLMLLRHAPDDGDYGDLVQIHQNANRAASLVGQLLAFSRKQTLQTQFLDLREGLADLTHLLNRLVGERVTLTLRHSPDGCGIRADKRQLEQVIMNLVVNARDAMPDGGEIVIETQSVDLESELHRNRAIIPPGRYVVVRVIDQGEGIPVEQLSKIFEPFYTTKKAGEGTGLGLSTAYGIVKQTGGFIFANSTVGCGTIFTLYFPLHTERETPPEEPVEQVPRVDEDRCDGIILLVEDEAPVRAFASRALQLKGFTVLEAENAEEALAILADKAVEVDVFVTDVVMPGMDGPTWVQKALSDRPDTRVVFVSGYAEDALNDHELKIPNSVFLPKPFSLQQLTSVVQHQIRRC; via the coding sequence ATGCCCGTAGCGCGGTGCTTGGCGGTCGCGGGGTTTGTCGTGCTGGCCGTGTCGATCTGGTTCGGCAATCCGGTTCAGTCCGAACTGGGGTCGATTGTTGGACTGGTCGTGCTTGGGCCCTCATTAGCGGTGCTCGCCATATCTGGATACACCAGAAAGCGGCGCGGCGACTTCTTTTCCACTCTTCAGGCAATGTTTGGCTCATACCCGATGCCGATGATTGCCACCAGCGTCGACGGGCGCATCGAATACACCAATGGTGCTGCAGCCGACGTGGCCGATGGTGCCTCACTCATCTTTCATTGCCTGGACCATGAAGCGGCGGATTCGTCCGATCTTGCTGCGCGTCTGATCCTTGCCGCCGCACGAGACGGCTACGCGTTCGAGGACAAGCACTTGAACTGCCGGACCCGTCGGATTTCGGTGTCAAAGCTTCAATATGGTTTCTTTCTTTGGCGTATCGAAGAATTGTTCTCGCCAGACAGCAAGACCGGGCCAGTGTCGCTTCCAGTGTTCTCGCTGGGGGAGGATAACTGCCTTACTCCGCGCACTCCATCGGCTATCAAACTGCTTGGAGGAGAAAGAATCGAGGCGCGGCTGCAGAACTTCGACGCAACCAGCCGCAACGTCCAAAACCTTGACATCGTGATTGGGAAGCAACTTCTTCACAGGTCGATAGTCGCAGCCCAAACCGCCACAGGGTATGAAATATACTGCCTGCCCGAGGAACTGGAGGCTGCCGCGACGCAGTCGCCTACGATGGATGCGCTGCCCGTCCCACTTCTGAAGGTCCGTCGGGACGGCACGATTGTGGCGGCCAACCGGTCTGTCCGGGATTTGCTGGATGACGACATTATTCCTGGCATACGTCTTTCAGAACTGATTTCGGGACTGGGGCGCCCGGTCGAGGATTGGTTGAGCGAGGTTGCCGAAGGACGCGGATTGCAGCAATCGGAATTTCTGCGCCTCGCGTCGCAAGACCGGGACAAGTATGTTCAGGTCACGCTGAAGCGCAGCGTTGAACGCGGTGAAGTGTTCCTGATCGCCGTTCTCAACGATGCCACCGAGTTGAAGACGCTTGAAGCACAGTTCGTCCAAAGCCAGAAAATGCAGGCAATCGGCCAGCTTGCAGGAGGAATTGCGCATGATTTCAATAATCTGCTAACGGCAATTTCCGGACATTGCGACTTGATGTTGTTGCGACATGCGCCAGATGATGGTGACTACGGCGATCTTGTTCAAATACACCAGAATGCCAATCGCGCGGCCAGCCTGGTCGGGCAACTCTTGGCTTTCTCGCGCAAGCAAACCCTTCAAACGCAGTTTCTTGATCTGCGCGAAGGCTTGGCCGACCTGACCCATCTTCTCAACCGCCTGGTGGGTGAACGCGTAACTCTGACATTGCGCCACTCGCCGGATGGCTGCGGGATTCGTGCCGACAAGAGACAGCTAGAGCAGGTCATCATGAACCTCGTCGTCAATGCGCGCGATGCAATGCCTGATGGCGGCGAGATTGTGATCGAGACGCAGTCGGTCGATCTTGAAAGCGAGTTGCATCGCAACCGCGCGATCATTCCGCCGGGGCGCTACGTGGTCGTGCGCGTGATCGATCAGGGCGAAGGCATCCCGGTCGAACAACTTTCGAAGATATTCGAGCCATTCTACACGACCAAGAAGGCGGGGGAAGGCACTGGCCTTGGACTTTCAACGGCTTACGGGATCGTCAAGCAAACGGGGGGGTTTATTTTCGCCAACAGCACGGTGGGCTGCGGGACGATCTTTACGCTGTATTTCCCGTTGCACACTGAACGGGAAACGCCCCCGGAAGAACCCGTCGAACAGGTTCCACGGGTTGATGAAGATCGTTGCGATGGCATCATTTTGCTTGTCGAGGACGAGGCACCAGTGCGTGCATTTGCCTCGCGAGCGTTGCAACTGAAAGGTTTCACGGTGCTGGAAGCAGAGAACGCCGAAGAGGCCCTCGCGATTCTTGCGGATAAGGCAGTAGAAGTAGATGTCTTCGTGACCGATGTGGTCATGCCGGGGATGGATGGCCCGACCTGGGTGCAGAAAGCCTTGTCTGATCGTCCCGATACGCGCGTGGTCTTCGTTTCTGGCTATGCAGAGGATGCACTCAACGATCACGAGTTGAAAATCCCCAACTCGGTTTTCCTTCCCAAACCGTTTTCATTGCAACAGCTCACTTCGGTGGTGCAGCATCAAATCCGCCGATGCTAA